A part of Aegilops tauschii subsp. strangulata cultivar AL8/78 chromosome 2, Aet v6.0, whole genome shotgun sequence genomic DNA contains:
- the LOC141041884 gene encoding uncharacterized protein codes for MASPHAAASLPSNPFEGPAPPLVEVVRDLDIFAHVPVVLDYANSTYYAWKTYFSLVFREYHLIDHVDDSVDSDVMFTDDDWPTIDAIITRWLYQTISKDIFHTIVCDTDDAQTVWAKLNGLFLDNALQRRVFLQQEFFGCHQLDSSIDDYCMRLKKLADELRDLGSGSPTTSSSARSPPF; via the coding sequence ATGGCCTCTCcccacgccgccgcctcccttCCCTCCAACCCATTCGAAGGTCCGGCCCCTCCCCTGGTGGAAGTCGTCCGCGATCTCGACATCTTCGCCCATGTGCCCGTCGTCCTCGACTACGCCAACTCCACCTACTATGCCTGGAAGACCTACTTCTCCCTCGTCTTCCGCGAGTACCACCTCATCGATCACGTCGATGACTCGGTCGACTCCGACGTCATGTTCACGGACGACGACTGGCCGAccatcgacgccatcatcactcGCTGGCTGTACCAAACCATCTCCAAGGACATCTTCCACACCATCGTTTGCGACACCGATGACGCGCAGACGGTGTGGGCGAAGCTGAACGGGCTCTTCCTCGACAACGCCCTCCAGCGCCGCGTGTTTCTTCAGCAGGAATTTTTTGGCTGCCATCAACTTGACTCGTCCATTGACGATTATTGCATGCGCCTTAAGAAACTTGCTGACGAACTTCGCGACCTCGGGAGCGGGTCTCCGACGACCTCCTCCTCAGCACGCTCACCGCCGTTCTGA